The proteins below are encoded in one region of Synergistaceae bacterium:
- a CDS encoding MATE family efflux transporter yields MTNTMHPLATEDIKKLLLRFATPSIIAMLVGALYNIVDQIFIGWKVGMLGNAATNVAFPIVTICISVSALLGIGGASNFNLELGRGNRDKAARFAANAAVFAVLTGTALCLAVRLTLVPLLLKLGATKDVLPYAISYTGITSWGIPFMVMTTCGSHLIRADGSPRYSMVCNLTGALLNTILDPLFIFTFDMGIAGAAWATSISQFMGWLLVARYFLRYKSVCLTRADFRPRLSVLRSIAALGAAISFNQLSMMIVQIALNNTLTHYGALSVYGSNAPLAAAGVITKVNMIFISVLVGLAQGGQPIIGFNYGAGNFARVRQTFRLIANLALFLSLTAFVVFQFFPREIISLFGKGTEEYYRFVERYFRIYLFMTFAIGIQPITSSFLTSIGKATKGLFISLTRQILFLLPMIILFPMRWGIDGVMYAGPIADLAAIVVSVLLIFNEMRAVKKLESQSLSHVS; encoded by the coding sequence ATGACAAATACCATGCACCCTTTGGCAACCGAAGACATAAAAAAGCTGCTGTTGAGGTTCGCGACCCCCAGCATCATCGCTATGTTGGTAGGGGCGCTTTACAACATCGTCGATCAGATTTTTATCGGATGGAAGGTGGGGATGCTTGGCAACGCGGCCACAAATGTAGCCTTCCCCATCGTCACGATTTGTATCTCCGTATCCGCGCTTTTGGGTATAGGCGGCGCCTCGAACTTCAACCTCGAACTCGGCAGGGGCAACCGAGACAAGGCGGCACGCTTCGCGGCAAACGCAGCTGTTTTCGCTGTGCTCACAGGGACGGCGCTGTGTCTGGCGGTACGCCTGACTCTCGTCCCCTTGCTTCTCAAGCTCGGAGCAACGAAAGACGTTTTGCCCTATGCCATATCCTACACGGGCATCACATCGTGGGGAATCCCGTTTATGGTGATGACCACCTGCGGGAGTCATTTGATACGGGCGGACGGCAGTCCCCGGTATTCCATGGTCTGCAACTTGACCGGGGCGCTGCTCAACACAATTCTCGATCCCCTCTTTATTTTTACCTTCGACATGGGCATCGCCGGAGCCGCGTGGGCCACCTCCATATCTCAATTCATGGGCTGGCTCTTAGTGGCGCGGTATTTTCTGCGTTACAAAAGCGTGTGCCTAACGCGAGCCGACTTTCGTCCTCGTCTGTCTGTTTTGCGCTCAATCGCCGCCCTGGGCGCCGCCATCAGCTTCAATCAGTTGTCGATGATGATCGTGCAAATCGCCTTAAACAACACCTTGACCCACTACGGCGCCCTGTCCGTTTACGGTAGCAACGCCCCCTTGGCCGCGGCCGGGGTGATCACGAAGGTCAACATGATCTTTATCTCGGTGCTTGTCGGACTGGCTCAAGGAGGGCAGCCGATTATCGGCTTCAACTACGGTGCCGGAAACTTCGCTCGGGTGCGGCAGACGTTTCGCCTCATCGCCAACCTCGCTTTATTCTTATCTCTGACCGCCTTCGTCGTTTTTCAGTTTTTTCCGCGGGAAATCATCAGCCTCTTCGGCAAAGGAACAGAGGAGTATTACCGTTTTGTCGAGCGGTACTTCAGAATCTACCTTTTCATGACGTTCGCCATTGGAATACAACCGATCACGTCGAGTTTCCTGACATCAATCGGCAAGGCGACAAAAGGGCTCTTCATTTCTCTGACAAGACAAATTCTGTTTTTACTGCCCATGATCATCCTATTCCCCATGCGATGGGGAATAGACGGCGTTATGTATGCCGGTCCCATAGCAGACCTGGCTGCCATCGTCGTATCAGTGCTTTTGATCTTCAATGAGATGCGAGCCGTCAAAAAACTCGAATCCCAATCCTTATCCCATGTTTCGTAA
- a CDS encoding HAD hydrolase family protein, producing MRQYKLAYKLAAFDMDETLLAPDASLSEYAVGVLRAIEKTGAKIVPCTGRPYGGTLPHLRRIGLETWGVFCNGAQIRGALSGDILSEYPMLLEDALAATRMGEEAGGHTRLYMGDRVYVAHIVEDDRRYIQRTGSAVEEVGNLYAFLEKNLEANSNHSLLKLMNVMPDPESVPALFEKSRRFFEGRLYVTQSLLTFVEYMRADASKGIGLKILADRWGIAKEDIVVAGDHLNDLTLFAEAGFSIAPQNARPAVREAASCVCRSNAEDGVARKLAEIFEISL from the coding sequence ATGCGTCAATACAAACTGGCATACAAACTGGCGGCTTTCGACATGGATGAGACCCTTTTGGCTCCCGATGCCTCCCTTTCTGAATACGCGGTGGGTGTTCTTCGCGCAATCGAAAAAACGGGGGCAAAGATCGTTCCTTGCACGGGACGCCCTTATGGGGGAACTTTGCCCCACCTGCGGCGTATTGGCCTGGAGACCTGGGGGGTATTCTGCAACGGCGCTCAGATCCGCGGCGCTCTGAGCGGAGACATTCTGAGCGAGTATCCCATGCTCCTGGAAGATGCCCTGGCGGCGACGCGCATGGGTGAGGAGGCGGGAGGACACACGCGGTTATATATGGGAGACCGCGTTTATGTTGCCCATATTGTCGAGGACGACAGGCGCTACATCCAGCGGACGGGTTCCGCCGTGGAGGAAGTGGGAAACCTCTACGCCTTTCTAGAAAAAAATCTGGAAGCAAACTCGAACCACAGCCTTTTGAAATTAATGAATGTGATGCCTGACCCCGAATCCGTTCCAGCGCTTTTCGAGAAAAGCAGGCGTTTTTTCGAGGGACGGCTTTACGTCACCCAAAGTCTTTTGACTTTCGTCGAATACATGCGGGCCGACGCATCTAAGGGCATAGGGTTGAAAATTCTAGCCGACCGTTGGGGTATCGCTAAAGAAGACATTGTCGTCGCAGGAGATCACCTCAACGACTTAACTTTGTTCGCGGAGGCGGGGTTCTCCATCGCGCCTCAAAACGCCCGACCCGCCGTGCGCGAAGCCGCGTCCTGCGTCTGTCGGAGCAACGCCGAGGACGGCGTGGCCAGAAAACTCGCGGAGATCTTCGAGATCTCCCTATAA
- the gltS gene encoding sodium/glutamate symporter, translated as MKWEMVDGVFNLIFDPLFTTAVAAIFFIVGVTLRRHIVFLTRFCIPPAVIGGLIIALMVLGIHHQGGASVSFNTVMQTPMMLAFFTTIGIGGSLSLLSRGGKALLVYLVVCWGLAVFQNAFGAGLATLFNIHAVLGIMAGAVSLEGGHGAAAAFGPTAESLGVVGAQAVAIASATYGLIAGGLLGGPVASWLISKNNLELTASQERIFQEHRDAGKKTELSDSFDLFRMLALVLVIMAIGSMVSNWFNNQAKNVWQWENFSLPDYVGAMFVAVVFRNLNDVLKVIKIYNKAIDLIAETSIGLFLTMAMMSLRIWDLYDLAIPLIAILLLQTAAIAVVGIFVLFPILGKDYDAAVMCSGFLGHGLGATPNAVSNMNTVCERYRVMSYKAFLIVPLCGAVLIDLVGIPNIVWFINYFTH; from the coding sequence ATGAAGTGGGAAATGGTCGATGGGGTGTTCAATCTTATTTTTGACCCACTTTTCACGACGGCGGTGGCGGCGATTTTCTTTATTGTTGGGGTGACGTTGCGGCGTCACATTGTGTTTTTGACGCGTTTTTGTATCCCCCCTGCGGTTATCGGTGGACTGATCATAGCCCTGATGGTGTTGGGGATACACCATCAGGGAGGAGCTTCGGTGTCCTTTAACACGGTAATGCAAACCCCAATGATGCTGGCCTTTTTCACAACCATAGGGATTGGAGGTAGCTTATCGCTTTTGAGCCGTGGAGGTAAGGCTTTGCTCGTTTACCTGGTTGTCTGTTGGGGACTGGCGGTTTTTCAAAACGCGTTCGGAGCTGGTTTAGCTACACTGTTCAATATACACGCGGTGCTTGGGATTATGGCTGGGGCCGTCTCTCTAGAGGGTGGTCATGGAGCCGCGGCAGCCTTCGGGCCAACGGCGGAGAGCCTGGGTGTTGTGGGAGCTCAAGCGGTAGCCATTGCCTCCGCGACCTACGGCCTCATTGCGGGTGGTCTTCTAGGCGGTCCTGTTGCTAGTTGGTTGATCAGTAAGAACAACTTGGAGTTGACCGCATCCCAGGAACGCATTTTTCAAGAACACCGAGACGCCGGCAAGAAGACAGAACTAAGCGACAGCTTCGATCTTTTCCGCATGTTGGCACTGGTTCTCGTCATCATGGCAATCGGCAGCATGGTTTCAAATTGGTTCAACAACCAAGCCAAAAATGTTTGGCAATGGGAAAACTTCTCCCTGCCTGACTACGTGGGCGCCATGTTTGTCGCGGTGGTTTTTCGCAACCTGAACGACGTGCTGAAAGTGATCAAGATTTATAACAAGGCTATAGACCTGATCGCGGAAACTTCGATCGGACTTTTCCTCACGATGGCGATGATGAGCCTCCGTATCTGGGACCTCTACGACCTGGCGATTCCGTTGATCGCGATTTTGCTCCTTCAGACGGCAGCAATCGCGGTTGTGGGCATATTTGTCCTTTTTCCGATTTTGGGCAAGGACTACGACGCGGCAGTCATGTGTTCGGGGTTCCTTGGACACGGATTGGGGGCCACGCCAAACGCCGTCTCAAACATGAATACAGTGTGCGAGCGTTATCGGGTGATGTCTTACAAGGCATTTCTGATCGTTCCCCTCTGCGGGGCGGTGCTAATTGATCTTGTTGGCATTCCCAATATCGTCTGGTTCATCAATTATTTCACACATTGA
- a CDS encoding type II secretion system GspH family protein, whose translation MRRSRAFTFVEILISLVIMGILGAVVLTTLWVLFGGYFQNQDRVTARGEIEYVFQKIGKEITNVSLGMPNNRLRIGTFADSFRSSLPQHHPVMGHMGTSGASWGGPVTVASFDPVSELRNFGKMVTDPVSPGSLIYVGPQVYYAWAELIVGQEGGVRFPLKVLPPEDGNIDFEKGEVKRFRFAFPNSAAKAQNFTLNDGRSMGLVAAMSDEGTKDMRSWVTFPTLRIPMLVRDINVVDNTIDLQLAPYCTSSLQGILGGYEELYTVQACRLYVNERRELVQEIFGANYMSSAETANTVNILTHNVAGMFFRFDQENRLLTMYLAIMGEEVVPADVGGAAAWPPFASPLPPEASRRRVEAQSITWRIRN comes from the coding sequence TTGCGACGTTCACGGGCCTTTACATTTGTCGAAATATTGATATCGTTGGTCATTATGGGGATTTTAGGAGCGGTGGTACTCACCACTTTATGGGTTTTGTTTGGGGGGTATTTTCAAAACCAAGACCGCGTCACCGCCCGAGGAGAAATAGAATATGTTTTCCAAAAAATTGGAAAGGAAATAACCAACGTCTCCTTGGGTATGCCGAACAACAGACTCCGCATAGGGACTTTCGCGGACTCGTTCAGGAGCTCGTTGCCTCAACATCATCCCGTGATGGGGCATATGGGCACGTCGGGCGCGTCTTGGGGTGGACCCGTTACCGTGGCGTCCTTCGACCCCGTCTCGGAATTGAGGAATTTCGGCAAGATGGTCACTGATCCCGTGTCCCCGGGTTCACTCATTTACGTGGGTCCCCAAGTCTATTACGCTTGGGCGGAGCTCATTGTCGGACAGGAAGGAGGTGTTCGCTTTCCCCTGAAAGTGCTGCCTCCTGAAGACGGAAACATCGATTTCGAAAAAGGCGAGGTAAAGAGGTTCCGATTCGCCTTCCCGAACAGCGCCGCCAAGGCGCAGAATTTTACGCTCAATGATGGGCGAAGCATGGGGTTGGTGGCGGCAATGTCAGATGAAGGCACAAAAGACATGCGTTCGTGGGTTACATTTCCCACACTTCGGATTCCCATGTTGGTCAGGGACATCAATGTGGTGGATAACACGATCGATCTACAATTGGCGCCCTACTGCACGAGCTCCTTGCAGGGAATTTTAGGAGGGTATGAAGAACTCTACACGGTGCAGGCTTGCCGTCTTTACGTCAATGAACGCCGCGAGCTGGTGCAGGAGATTTTCGGCGCGAATTATATGAGTTCCGCGGAGACAGCCAATACAGTCAATATCTTGACCCATAACGTGGCGGGGATGTTTTTCCGCTTTGACCAAGAAAACCGGCTTTTGACCATGTACTTGGCCATCATGGGGGAAGAAGTCGTCCCAGCGGATGTAGGGGGCGCGGCGGCGTGGCCGCCTTTCGCGTCTCCGCTGCCGCCGGAAGCGTCAAGGCGCCGTGTCGAGGCGCAAAGCATAACATGGAGGATACGAAATTGA
- the ftcD gene encoding glutamate formimidoyltransferase yields MSQLVECVPNFSEGRRAEVIDAIVDAARIVPGVKVLDHSSDVDHNRTVLTFVGEPQAAKKAAFACCAKAAELIDMEKHKGGHPRIGATDVIPFVPISGVTMEECVALAHELGKEIAEKLLIPVYFYEAAAKRASMKALPDVRKGEYEGLKMAIKTPERAPDEGPQATHPTAGATVVGARPFLVAFNINLNTPDIAIAKRIAQTIRAAKGGYVNCRAIGLLLDDRKIAQVSINMTDYTSTPLHRVFETVKSEAARYGVNVVGSEVIGLTPMQALVDAAVFYLRVEDFKREQVLEARLLEE; encoded by the coding sequence ATGAGTCAATTGGTGGAATGCGTTCCGAATTTTAGCGAGGGGCGGCGGGCAGAGGTCATTGACGCCATCGTGGACGCGGCGCGTATCGTGCCGGGAGTGAAGGTACTGGATCACTCCTCCGACGTCGATCATAACCGGACGGTTTTGACGTTTGTTGGTGAACCTCAGGCGGCCAAAAAAGCGGCGTTTGCCTGTTGCGCCAAGGCCGCTGAGCTGATCGACATGGAAAAACACAAGGGCGGACATCCCCGCATCGGCGCCACGGACGTGATCCCCTTTGTTCCCATTTCCGGAGTCACGATGGAAGAGTGCGTCGCTTTGGCTCACGAGCTGGGCAAGGAAATTGCGGAAAAGCTCTTGATTCCTGTGTACTTCTACGAGGCCGCGGCCAAGCGGGCAAGCATGAAAGCCCTTCCCGACGTGCGCAAAGGGGAATACGAGGGACTGAAGATGGCCATCAAGACTCCTGAACGGGCGCCGGACGAAGGACCCCAGGCGACGCACCCGACGGCAGGCGCGACGGTGGTGGGGGCACGGCCGTTTTTGGTGGCCTTCAACATCAACCTGAACACCCCGGATATCGCGATCGCCAAGCGAATCGCCCAAACCATCCGCGCGGCCAAGGGCGGTTACGTGAACTGCCGCGCCATTGGCTTGCTTTTAGATGACCGAAAAATCGCGCAGGTCTCCATCAACATGACGGACTATACCTCCACACCTCTTCATCGCGTTTTCGAGACGGTAAAGTCTGAGGCCGCCCGTTACGGCGTCAACGTCGTGGGCAGCGAAGTCATTGGTCTAACCCCCATGCAGGCGCTGGTAGACGCTGCGGTTTTCTACCTCCGCGTAGAGGATTTCAAACGCGAACAGGTTTTGGAGGCTCGTCTTCTCGAAGAATAA
- a CDS encoding HutD family protein has translation MRYDVKKRLSLRIAAWSGGSTVELFIFPGDTDLAKRNFELRVSSATVEVEESVFSSFAGYIRHITPLTGEIRLIHEGHGEVLLAPSRIDTFEGKWTTRSYGRCVDFNLIHRPNWKGEIFFADSPLLFSCAADGFTCVYAQDENTRVELKSETGESFEVRLDCGDLLVVETGPKELPRFRVLECAIPPVVAAVSRLEGR, from the coding sequence ATGAGATACGACGTCAAAAAGAGACTCTCTTTGCGGATTGCCGCTTGGTCAGGCGGTTCCACGGTAGAGTTGTTCATATTTCCTGGCGACACTGATTTAGCAAAGAGAAACTTCGAGTTGCGGGTATCTTCAGCGACAGTGGAGGTTGAGGAGTCCGTTTTTTCTTCTTTCGCGGGATATATCAGGCACATCACACCCCTGACGGGAGAAATACGCCTGATTCACGAGGGGCATGGGGAGGTTCTGCTGGCTCCTTCGCGGATTGATACCTTCGAGGGGAAATGGACAACGCGGTCCTATGGCAGGTGTGTGGATTTCAATTTGATTCACAGGCCGAATTGGAAGGGAGAGATATTTTTCGCGGATTCTCCTCTACTCTTTTCCTGTGCCGCTGATGGGTTCACTTGCGTTTACGCGCAAGATGAAAACACAAGAGTCGAGCTGAAGAGTGAAACCGGAGAATCCTTCGAGGTGAGACTCGACTGTGGTGACTTGCTCGTCGTCGAGACCGGACCGAAAGAACTCCCGCGGTTCCGTGTTTTGGAATGCGCTATACCGCCGGTGGTTGCCGCGGTGTCTCGCCTCGAAGGACGCTAG